The genomic window AATATTATACGCCTGAAATGATCTGATAGTATATTGGCATTCCAATAGTGATATTGAAAGGAAATGTAACTGCTAGGGCCATTGGGATATATAATCCGGGGTTGGCATTGGGGGCTGCAATTTTCATTGCGGCAGGGACTGCTATGTAGGAGGCACCGGCTGCAAGTATGGAGATGAGTAATCGATCTCCGACTTCTTGGGTGATCCATCCACTGATAAGGGCGACGATTACACCATTTAATAATGGGATAACGATCCCAAAAGCAAAGGGGAAAATTCCATTTTTACAAAAAGCGGAGAGTTTTTTACCGCTACTAATTCCCATATCCAAAAGGAAGATGACTAAAAATCCTTTGAAAATATCGGTGGTGAATGGGGCGATGCCTTTCGCTTGATCATCACTTACTATTAAGCCGATAACCAAACTACCGACAAGTAATAAAACACTGCCATTTGTGAGGGAGTGCTTGACAATTTCCCATGTATTGATCTTATTTTCTCTGGTTTTAGAAAACATCGACATTAAAAAAACTCCAACAATAATTGCTGGAGCTTCCATGATGGCCATTATTGCTATCATATGCCCTCCAAAACTTATATTGTTTAATTCTAGAAATGAGACGCAAGTAAT from Flammeovirga yaeyamensis includes these protein-coding regions:
- a CDS encoding sodium-dependent bicarbonate transport family permease, which produces MNVDLFLENITNPALLFFLLGIVAAQIKSDLSIPENSSKFISLYLLFAIGFKGGQELSHSEFTFDILSMVFLGIIVSVIIPIYSFFLLKRKLGIDNAGAIASAYGSISAVTFITCVSFLELNNISFGGHMIAIMAIMEAPAIIVGVFLMSMFSKTRENKINTWEIVKHSLTNGSVLLLVGSLVIGLIVSDDQAKGIAPFTTDIFKGFLVIFLLDMGISSGKKLSAFCKNGIFPFAFGIVIPLLNGVIVALISGWITQEVGDRLLISILAAGASYIAVPAAMKIAAPNANPGLYIPMALAVTFPFNITIGMPIYYQIISGV